CGACTTCCTCGACCGGCTCGCCGGCCTCACCCCCGAGCGCATCCGCACCGAGGAGAACGCCGAACTGCGCCGCGTCATGCTGGAGCACTTCGGCTACGACCGCTACCTCGCCGAATCCGGCGCCGAACCGCTGCACCGGGACGAGACCGGCGTCCTGTGGCGGATCCAGCTCCCGAACGACGAACCGGTGGTGATGGTCGAGGTGGTCAACTCCACCCCCGAACCGGACGGCACCCACCGCACCTACTACCTGCGCGTCCCGCCCGGCACCCGCACCGCCCGGGCCGGCGTCGCCTGGACGTTCGGCGTCGAGGAGGGCGACTACCGGCCGCAGCGCGAGACCTGACCGGCGGCCGGGCGGCCGCTGTCAAGGGTGCGGGCCGCCGATTCGGCTTCCGCCCGGCACCCTCCGATTGGGAGGAATTCGCCGAAGCGGCACCGCTGTTCCGCAGGCGACCGCCGCTGATATACCTCGATGTCCCGGGGCAGGGGACGACCCGCCCCCGCGACGAACAGGTGGTGACGGGCAGTGAAGCTCCTCCGCGTGGGCCCGGCGGGCGCAGAACGACCGGTCGTGCTCGCCCCCGACGGCACCGCCCGCGACCTGCGGCCGCTCACCCCCGACCTGGACGGCGCGTTCCTCGCCGGGTTCGACCCGGCGGCGCTCGACCCCGCCGCCCTCCCGGTCACCGACCTCACCGGCGAGCGCATCGGCCCGCCGGTCGCCCGCCCCGGCAAGATCGTCGGCATCGGCCTCAACTACCGCGACCACGCGGCCGAGGCCGGCGCCGCGATCCCGACCGAGCCGGTGGTCTTCCTCAAGCCCGTCAACACCCTGGTCGGCTCGCACGACCGGGTGCTCGTCCCGCGCGGCAGCGAGAAGACCGACTACGAGGTCGAACTCGCCGTCGTCATCGGCCGCACCGGCCGCTACCTGGACACCGCGGCCGAGGCCGCCGCGATCATCGCCGGCTACGCGGCCGCCAACGACGTCACCGAGCGCGCCTTCCAGTTCGACCGCGGCGGCCAGTGGGACAAGGGCAAGTCCGCCGAGACCTTCACCCCGCTCGGCCCCTGGCTGGTCACCCCCGACGAACTCGGCGACCCGCAGGCCCTCGACCTGCGGCTGTGGGTCAACGGCGAACTGCGCCAGAACGGCTCCACCGCGGACATGGTCTTCCCGGTCCACGAGACCGTCCGCTACCTCACCCACTTCATGCGCCTCGACCCCGGCGACATCGTCATCACCGGCACCCCCGCCGGCGTCACCCTCGGCCGCCCGGGCACCCCCTTCCTCCGCGCGGGCGACGAGGTCGCCCTCGAAGTCACCGGCCTCGGCCGCCAGGAGACCACCCTCGGCCAGGCCTAGCGAGAGCCCCCGCCGGGGGCTCGGGGAACGGCGAGGCCGGGTCTGCTGCTGGTTCACTGCCGTTGCGCGCGTCTGCTTCGGGTTCTGTCACTGCACGCAGCAGCACGGACCTCCGGTGGGCTCCGGCCGCCAGCAGCACGGACTCGCCGTTCCCCGAGCCCCTGATCCAGCCTCCCGCCGTTCGCCCCCGAGCCCCTGGCGGGGCTCTCTCTCACAGCCCCAGGTCGCGCAGGCGCGCGATGAGCACTCCCGCCGGGCTGTCCGCCGTCTCCAACTGGAGCCAGCCGTGCAGGACCTCCGCGGTCTGGGCGTCCCGGACGGCGGTGGCCGCGGCCATCACCACGAACTGGTCGACCAGCCAGGCGCAGAGCGAGTCGACCGGGATCTGCCGGCCCTCGTCGAGCCAGCTGATCGCGGAGGCCTCCACCACCGAGATCCAGGAGCGCACCAGCAGGGTCAGCCGGGGCCCGGCCTCCCGCACCCCGAGGTGGCGCAGGGTGCGCCGCAGCGCCGCCCGGCGCACATCGTCGACGATGGCCGAGGTGCGCACGGTCTCGACGACCGAGCCGCCGCGCAGCAGCGCGCCGTACCCGGCGGCGTGCTCGCCGACGAAGTCGAAGTAGCGGTGCAGGACGGCGCCCAGCTGCTGGGTCGGGGTGCCGTCGGAGGGCTCGACGGTGAAGCGGGTGGTGAGTTCGGAGGCGGCGCTGCGCAGCGCCGCCTCGTACAGCTGCTGCTTGCCACCGGCGAAGTAGCGGTAGACGAGCGGCCGGGAGGCCCCCGCGGCCTCCGCGACGTCGTCGAGCGAGACCTCCTCGGGCGGGCGGGCGGCGAAGAGTTCGAGGGCGACGGCGATCAGCTGCTCGCGCCGTTGCTGGACGGGCAGTCGCCGGTAGGCGGCGCGGCGGGGGCGCCCCGCGGCGGCGGTGGGGTCGTCGACGGGTTCCTCGACGGGGGAGGGGGTCGCTGCCATGCGTGCCAGGGTAGACCTCGGGCGGGCCGCCGCACCCCCCTCCGCACGGCCGCCACCGGCGGGTTCCCGCCGGGCGCGGCCCGGCCCGCGGCCGCAGACTGTGGGCAGGTGCCAGCGGAGGACGGCGAGGAGCGGCCGGTGCGGTGGGTGCGGGCGGTCGGGCGGTGGATCGGGAAGTCCCCGGGGACGTACGTGTGGCTGCTGCTGCTGGCGTGCACCAGCTTCGTGGTGGCGCGGATGGACCCGGCGGCGCTGGACTACTTCCTGGAGCAGCGCTCCACCAACATCGACCAGCTCACCTCGCACCCGGTGCACGCCCTGCTGGCCAGCCTGATCTGGACCGAGCAGGCGAACTTCCCCTTCTACTTCGTGGTCTTCCACGTCTTCCACGTGCCGGCCGAGCGCTGGCTCGGCACCCGCCGCTGGCTGACCGTCGCGCTGACCGCCCACGTGCTGGCCACCTTCGTCAGCGAGGGTGTGGTCGCCTGGGGCGTCCACCACCACGTGCTCCCGGCGAACATGTCGACCACGGTGGACGTCGGCGTGTCGTACGCGCTGGCCGGGGTGGAGGGCGTGCTGACGTACCGGTTGGCCGGGGCGTGGCGCTGGGTGTACGGGTGCGGGCTGCTCGGGTTCTACCTGGTGCCGCTGCTGGTCTCGCACACCTTCACCGATCTGGGGCACTTCTGCTCGGTGCTGATCGGCCTGGCGTTCTACCCGATCACCCGGGGCCGGCCGACCTGGGACCCGTGGCGCAGCGCCCGCCGGCTCGCCCCCGCCAGGGGCTGACGACGCAGTGGGCGAACAGGGGTTGAATTCGCCTGAGGCTGCGACAGGATGGCCGGATGGCTCATGAACTGAACGTACCTCACCCGAGCGGCCCCACCCCGCGCCGCCTCGCCGACTCCTACGTCCACGCGCTCGCCGACGCGGACCCGCTGACCGCGGTGTACCTCGGCCTCAACCCGGAGGACGACCGGCTCACCGACCTGTCGGCGGAGGGCATCGAAGCCACCGCCGACCTGGCCCGCCGCACCCTCGCCGCCCTGGACGAGCTGGAGGCGTCCGGTCCGGTCGAGGACGAGGCGGAACGCCGCTGCGCCCGGCTGCTGCGCGAGCGGCTCACCGCCGAACTGGCCGTGCACGACGCGGGCGAGGGCTTCCGCAGCATCCGGAACCTGGGCTCGCCGGTGCACAACACCCGCGAGATGTTCACCCTGCTGCCCACCGACACCGACGAGGACTGGCAGCGGCTGGGCCGCCGGCTGGCCCGCTTCCCGCTGGCGATGGCCCAGTACCGGCAGAGCCTGGAGGAGGGCGTCCGGCGCGGCCTGCTGTCGGCGCCCCGCCAGGTGGAGACGGTGGTCGGCCAGTTCGGCGAGTGGATCGACGGCGAGACCCCCGGCGGCTGGTTCGGCGAACTGGTCGCCCCCGCCCCCGAGCACCTG
The window above is part of the Kitasatospora sp. NA04385 genome. Proteins encoded here:
- a CDS encoding TetR/AcrR family transcriptional regulator, with the protein product MAATPSPVEEPVDDPTAAAGRPRRAAYRRLPVQQRREQLIAVALELFAARPPEEVSLDDVAEAAGASRPLVYRYFAGGKQQLYEAALRSAASELTTRFTVEPSDGTPTQQLGAVLHRYFDFVGEHAAGYGALLRGGSVVETVRTSAIVDDVRRAALRRTLRHLGVREAGPRLTLLVRSWISVVEASAISWLDEGRQIPVDSLCAWLVDQFVVMAAATAVRDAQTAEVLHGWLQLETADSPAGVLIARLRDLGL
- a CDS encoding rhomboid-like protein, translating into MPAEDGEERPVRWVRAVGRWIGKSPGTYVWLLLLACTSFVVARMDPAALDYFLEQRSTNIDQLTSHPVHALLASLIWTEQANFPFYFVVFHVFHVPAERWLGTRRWLTVALTAHVLATFVSEGVVAWGVHHHVLPANMSTTVDVGVSYALAGVEGVLTYRLAGAWRWVYGCGLLGFYLVPLLVSHTFTDLGHFCSVLIGLAFYPITRGRPTWDPWRSARRLAPARG
- a CDS encoding fumarylacetoacetate hydrolase family protein, encoding MKLLRVGPAGAERPVVLAPDGTARDLRPLTPDLDGAFLAGFDPAALDPAALPVTDLTGERIGPPVARPGKIVGIGLNYRDHAAEAGAAIPTEPVVFLKPVNTLVGSHDRVLVPRGSEKTDYEVELAVVIGRTGRYLDTAAEAAAIIAGYAAANDVTERAFQFDRGGQWDKGKSAETFTPLGPWLVTPDELGDPQALDLRLWVNGELRQNGSTADMVFPVHETVRYLTHFMRLDPGDIVITGTPAGVTLGRPGTPFLRAGDEVALEVTGLGRQETTLGQA